A part of Melittangium boletus DSM 14713 genomic DNA contains:
- a CDS encoding ATP-binding response regulator, giving the protein MISSLFQSELRTGQDVVNTRQRGRHIAQVMGFDAQDQVRIATAISEVARLASAQAKGHIEFFLEESQPPSLLVRVRAPASTEGLVSGNSPQALRPGSALVPAQRLMERVVVRREGEEWLLLELAQRLPRAVPSPGALKTLQMDLERQRRASVSDELARQNEELVRILDELQSRKAEVDRLNRELEETNRGVVALYAELEEKAEALRRASDMKTRFISNISHELRTPISSVVNLSRLLLERLDGPLNSEQEKQVVFIRKSGEALQELIDDLLDLAKIESGRSEVLPTRFSVSELFGSLRGMLRPLRVNEGVSLVFEETPGMPELHTDERKLSQILRNLVSNALKFTRHGEVRVSVALGRRGTVVFSVHDTGVGIAPQDQERIFEEFVQVEGPHQQGVKGTGLGLPLSRRMAELLGGSLTVESHPSRGSTFRVTVARDYTQQPGEEENETLAPPPPEEASRLRTVLIIEDDEVVRYLLQRMLAEPQIQFQEAESGPVGLRLAGQMKPSAIILDLSLPGMDGFDVLDALRRQQDTRDIPVIIHTSRSLTEQERGRLLPHTVGILSKSGLTRDVASELLHRALSGAARRA; this is encoded by the coding sequence CGAGGCCGGCACATCGCCCAGGTGATGGGCTTCGACGCGCAGGATCAGGTGCGCATCGCCACCGCCATCTCCGAGGTGGCCCGGCTCGCCTCGGCCCAGGCCAAGGGCCACATCGAGTTCTTCCTGGAGGAGTCCCAGCCGCCCTCGCTGCTCGTGCGCGTGCGCGCTCCGGCGTCGACCGAGGGGCTGGTCTCCGGGAATTCTCCTCAGGCGCTTCGGCCGGGGTCCGCGCTCGTCCCCGCGCAGCGGCTGATGGAGCGCGTGGTGGTGCGGCGGGAGGGCGAGGAGTGGCTCTTGTTGGAGCTGGCCCAGCGTCTGCCTCGCGCCGTGCCCTCTCCCGGCGCCTTGAAGACCCTCCAGATGGACCTGGAACGGCAGCGGCGCGCCAGCGTGTCGGACGAGCTGGCGCGGCAGAACGAGGAGCTGGTGCGCATCCTGGATGAACTCCAGTCGCGCAAGGCCGAGGTGGACCGGCTCAACCGCGAGCTGGAGGAGACCAACCGGGGCGTGGTGGCGCTCTACGCCGAGCTCGAGGAGAAGGCCGAGGCGCTCCGGCGCGCCTCGGACATGAAGACGCGCTTCATCTCCAACATCAGCCACGAGCTGCGCACGCCCATCAGCTCCGTCGTCAACCTCTCGCGCCTGCTGTTGGAGCGGTTGGATGGACCGCTCAACTCCGAGCAGGAAAAGCAGGTCGTCTTCATCCGCAAGTCCGGCGAGGCCCTGCAGGAGCTCATCGACGATCTGCTGGACCTGGCGAAGATCGAATCCGGCCGCTCCGAGGTGCTCCCCACGCGCTTCTCCGTGTCGGAGCTGTTCGGCTCGCTGCGCGGGATGCTCCGGCCCCTGCGGGTGAACGAGGGGGTGTCGCTCGTCTTCGAGGAGACCCCGGGGATGCCGGAGCTGCACACCGACGAGCGCAAGCTGTCGCAGATCCTGCGCAACCTCGTGTCCAACGCGCTCAAGTTCACCCGCCACGGTGAGGTGCGGGTCTCGGTGGCGCTGGGCCGCCGCGGCACGGTGGTGTTCTCCGTGCATGACACCGGAGTGGGCATCGCCCCGCAGGATCAGGAGCGCATCTTCGAGGAGTTCGTCCAGGTGGAAGGTCCCCACCAACAAGGCGTCAAGGGCACGGGGCTCGGGCTGCCCCTGTCGCGGCGCATGGCGGAACTCCTGGGCGGCTCGCTCACCGTGGAGAGCCACCCCAGCCGGGGCAGCACCTTCCGGGTGACGGTGGCTCGCGACTACACCCAGCAGCCAGGCGAGGAAGAGAATGAAACGCTTGCTCCCCCACCGCCCGAGGAGGCGTCGCGTCTCCGCACGGTGCTCATCATCGAGGATGACGAGGTCGTCCGCTATTTGTTGCAGCGCATGCTGGCCGAGCCGCAGATCCAATTCCAGGAGGCCGAGTCGGGGCCGGTGGGCCTGCGGCTTGCGGGACAAATGAAACCCTCCGCCATCATCCTGGACCTGTCACTGCCCGGGATGGATGGCTTCGACGTCCTGGACGCGCTCAGGCGCCAGCAGGATACGCGGGATATTCCCGTCATCATCCATACCAGCCGCTCCCTGACCGAGCAGGAGCGCGGACGTTTGCTTCCCCACACGGTGGGCATCCTCTCGAAGAGTGGACTGACTCGCGACGTGGCCTCCGAGCTTCTTCACCGGGCCTTGTCCGGTGCCGCCCGACGGGCATGA
- a CDS encoding hybrid sensor histidine kinase/response regulator, with translation MSHREPILLNINDNEANRYTVTRLLRAAGFQVVEGGTGAEALRLAAEVNPDLAILDVKLPDLNGIEVCRRLKSDPRTAGIAVMHLSANYIRIENKVEGLDSGADGYLIQPVDSSELLATVRSLLRMRRAEDEARDAALQWQSTFDSLGDGVCLLDGDGRVMRANRSFLSLFGLSAEQVLGRSFSALMRESSAGAELPPSCGEALDCRDEATVCLSSRWYRVAATPVRSGEGTLTGAVRILTDITPHRELQDALRQRAADLAEADRRKDEFLAMLAHELRNPLAAIVNSLHLAETTRSPGSESKALRVMARQSQHMARMVDDLLDVSRFNRGHIELRRARVDLRQVVQHSVDARRQSFEDKGLSLEVELPGVDGLWLNGDATRLEQVVSNLLDNARKYTPEGGVVFVGVAVERDVRGRRAYLRVKDTGIGMSPELSARVFDLFVQGEQQLDRSRGGLGIGLTLVRRLVELHGGSVTAHSEGEGRGSELRVVLPLAAEDALPAPVEPRGAAPARMSARRVLLVEDNEDTREVLRELLEMWGHQVEVAEDGFKGVERFPSQRPHVALVDLGLPGMDGFQVARRIRESEGGQDVFLVALTGYSGEHRTRAMEAGFDLHMVKPVKPDELERLLVQLPERRKSA, from the coding sequence GTGTCTCACCGTGAACCCATCCTCCTCAACATCAACGACAACGAGGCCAACCGGTACACGGTGACGCGGCTGTTGCGCGCCGCGGGCTTCCAGGTGGTGGAAGGCGGCACGGGCGCCGAGGCGCTGCGGCTGGCCGCCGAGGTGAATCCAGACCTGGCCATCCTGGACGTGAAGCTGCCGGACCTCAATGGCATCGAGGTGTGCCGGCGCCTCAAGTCGGATCCTCGCACGGCGGGCATCGCCGTCATGCACCTGTCGGCCAACTACATCCGCATCGAGAACAAGGTGGAGGGGTTGGACAGCGGCGCGGATGGCTATCTGATCCAGCCGGTGGACTCCTCGGAGTTGCTCGCCACGGTGCGCTCGCTCCTGCGCATGCGCCGGGCCGAGGATGAAGCGCGGGACGCGGCCCTGCAGTGGCAGTCCACGTTCGACTCGCTGGGGGACGGCGTGTGCCTGCTGGACGGGGACGGCCGCGTGATGCGCGCCAACCGCTCCTTCCTGTCCCTCTTCGGGCTGTCCGCGGAGCAGGTGCTGGGGCGCTCCTTCTCGGCGCTCATGCGGGAGAGCAGCGCTGGCGCCGAGCTGCCCCCGAGCTGCGGTGAGGCGCTGGACTGCCGCGACGAGGCCACGGTGTGCCTGAGCTCGCGGTGGTACCGCGTGGCGGCCACGCCCGTGCGGAGCGGGGAGGGCACGCTGACGGGCGCGGTGCGCATCCTCACGGACATCACGCCCCACCGCGAGCTGCAGGACGCCCTGCGCCAGCGGGCGGCGGATCTGGCCGAGGCGGACCGGCGCAAGGACGAGTTCCTCGCCATGCTCGCGCACGAGCTGCGCAACCCCCTGGCCGCCATCGTCAACTCCCTGCACCTGGCGGAGACCACGCGCTCGCCCGGCTCCGAGTCCAAGGCCCTGCGCGTCATGGCACGGCAGAGCCAGCACATGGCGCGCATGGTGGATGACCTGCTGGATGTCTCGCGCTTCAACCGCGGCCACATCGAGCTGCGGCGCGCGCGGGTGGACCTGCGCCAGGTGGTGCAGCACAGCGTGGATGCGCGCCGGCAGTCGTTCGAGGACAAGGGCCTTTCCCTGGAAGTGGAGCTGCCCGGGGTGGACGGCCTGTGGCTCAACGGAGACGCCACGCGGCTGGAGCAGGTGGTGTCCAACCTGCTCGACAACGCGCGCAAGTACACGCCCGAGGGAGGGGTCGTCTTCGTCGGCGTGGCGGTGGAGCGCGATGTGCGCGGACGCCGGGCCTACCTGCGCGTGAAGGACACGGGCATCGGCATGAGCCCGGAGCTGTCGGCCCGGGTCTTCGACCTCTTCGTCCAGGGCGAGCAGCAGCTGGATCGCTCCCGGGGAGGACTCGGCATCGGACTCACCCTGGTGCGGCGCCTGGTGGAGCTGCATGGCGGCAGCGTGACGGCGCACAGCGAGGGCGAGGGCCGGGGCAGTGAACTCCGGGTGGTCCTCCCGCTGGCGGCCGAGGACGCCTTGCCCGCGCCCGTGGAGCCTCGCGGCGCGGCTCCGGCCCGGATGAGCGCGCGGCGGGTGCTCCTGGTGGAGGACAACGAGGACACGCGCGAGGTGCTGCGCGAGCTCCTGGAGATGTGGGGCCATCAGGTGGAGGTGGCCGAGGACGGTTTCAAGGGGGTGGAGCGCTTCCCCTCGCAGCGGCCCCACGTGGCGCTGGTGGACCTGGGTCTGCCGGGGATGGATGGCTTCCAGGTGGCGCGCAGGATTCGCGAGAGCGAGGGCGGACAGGACGTCTTCCTGGTGGCGCTCACGGGCTACAGCGGCGAGCACCGCACGCGCGCCATGGAGGCGGGCTTCGACCTGCACATGGTCAAGCCCGTGAAGCCGGACGAGCTGGAGCGGCTGCTCGTCCAACTGCCCGAGCGCCGGAAGTCGGCCTGA